The Petropleomorpha daqingensis genome includes a window with the following:
- the mmuM gene encoding homocysteine S-methyltransferase → MGARTPLAERLAAGPVVLDGGMATELERRGHDLTTELWSARLLRDDPTAIAAVHAAYAGAGAQVVTTASYQATFEGFARAGIDARTTERLLRWSVELARRGAPDAWVAGSVGPFGALLADGSEYTGAYTDPAWTGHAGGGLSVDELRRFHRRRMQVLAEAGADVLACETVPAAAEAEALVAEAQSLGVPIWLSLTTVVDDEGVVRTRRGEPAADVFAMAAGVDEVLAVGVNCTYPSGVLAAVEAAAASGKPVVVYPNSGEGWDAAGRRWTGEPLRATADVPRWVAAGARLVGGCCRIGPDQIREIAAALPR, encoded by the coding sequence GTGGGAGCGCGCACCCCGCTGGCCGAGAGGCTGGCCGCCGGTCCGGTCGTGCTCGACGGCGGGATGGCCACCGAGCTGGAGCGCCGCGGGCATGACCTGACGACCGAGCTGTGGTCGGCGCGGCTGCTGCGCGACGACCCCACGGCGATCGCCGCGGTGCACGCCGCCTATGCCGGGGCCGGTGCCCAGGTGGTGACGACGGCGAGCTACCAGGCGACGTTCGAGGGGTTCGCCCGCGCCGGCATCGACGCCCGGACGACGGAGCGGCTGCTGCGCTGGTCGGTCGAGCTGGCCCGCCGCGGCGCGCCGGACGCCTGGGTCGCGGGCTCGGTCGGGCCGTTCGGCGCGCTGCTCGCCGACGGGTCGGAGTACACCGGCGCGTACACCGACCCGGCGTGGACCGGGCACGCCGGCGGGGGGCTCTCCGTCGACGAGCTGCGCCGCTTCCACCGCCGCCGCATGCAGGTGCTCGCCGAGGCCGGCGCCGACGTCCTGGCGTGCGAGACCGTGCCCGCGGCGGCCGAGGCGGAGGCGCTGGTCGCCGAGGCGCAGTCGCTGGGCGTGCCGATCTGGCTGTCGCTGACCACGGTCGTGGACGACGAGGGCGTCGTCCGCACCCGCCGCGGGGAGCCGGCCGCCGACGTCTTCGCGATGGCCGCCGGTGTCGACGAGGTGCTCGCCGTCGGCGTCAACTGCACCTACCCGTCGGGCGTGCTCGCTGCGGTCGAGGCGGCCGCGGCGTCCGGCAAGCCGGTCGTCGTCTACCCGAACAGCGGCGAGGGCTGGGACGCGGCCGGACGGCGGTGGACCGGCGAGCCGCTGCGCGCCACCGCCGACGTGCCCCGCTGGGTGGCCGCCGGGGCGCGGCTGGTCGGCGGCTGCTGCCGGATCGGCCCCGACCAGATCCGCGAGATCGCCGCCGCCCTCCCCCGCTGA
- the yidD gene encoding membrane protein insertion efficiency factor YidD — MVFVWGWGPRRRRPRYGRPYGPPPGYGYGRPPGYYRRGGGGGSCLRDLLFLETGCCLAELLGCGADAFLVAPATLRRVARDGSGGGSVADRMVAAIGVYQREISPHRPACCRFAPTCSAYGVEAIRTHGALRGGWLTLRRLVRCRPGAVGGPDPVPTAA, encoded by the coding sequence ATGGTCTTCGTCTGGGGCTGGGGCCCGCGCCGCCGCCGCCCGCGGTACGGGCGCCCGTACGGTCCGCCGCCCGGCTACGGGTACGGCCGGCCCCCCGGCTACTACCGGCGCGGCGGTGGCGGCGGGTCGTGCCTGCGCGACCTGCTGTTCCTCGAGACCGGCTGCTGCCTGGCCGAGCTGCTCGGCTGCGGCGCCGACGCCTTCCTGGTCGCCCCGGCCACGCTGCGCCGGGTCGCGCGCGACGGCTCCGGCGGCGGGAGCGTCGCCGACCGGATGGTGGCCGCGATCGGCGTCTACCAGCGCGAGATCAGCCCCCACCGGCCGGCGTGCTGCCGGTTCGCGCCGACCTGCTCTGCCTACGGCGTCGAGGCGATCCGCACCCACGGCGCGCTGCGCGGCGGCTGGCTGACGCTGCGCCGGCTGGTCCGCTGCCGGCCCGGCGCGGTCGGGGGTCCGGACCCGGTGCCGACGGCGGCGTAG
- a CDS encoding MBL fold metallo-hydrolase — MSTAAPGTVLRGGTPSIEEVGDGLFAYVQPDGSWMVNNTGFVVGPDGVTSIDTCSTELRTRTYLESLARVTSAPVRTLLNTHSHPDHTTGNGLLPEATIVAHELARTEMIALGQVHPPGIWADFDSGNAPFAPPFLTFRDELTLWAGDRRCEVRHVGGPAHTNGDVVVWIPDQSVLYAGDLLFNGGTPFLMGGSVAGSVQVLEDVVRPLGARTIVPGHGPVCGPEVIDDVLEYLRFVLDVAGRARDAGLSPLDAARETDLGRFAEWTDRERIVGNLHRAMAELDGTPPGGPLDFVQVLRDMVTYNGGRPLTCLA; from the coding sequence ATGAGCACAGCTGCCCCCGGCACGGTCCTGCGCGGCGGGACGCCGTCGATCGAGGAGGTCGGCGACGGGCTGTTCGCCTACGTGCAGCCCGACGGCAGCTGGATGGTGAACAACACCGGGTTCGTCGTCGGCCCGGACGGCGTCACCAGCATCGACACGTGCTCGACCGAGCTGCGCACCCGCACCTACCTGGAGAGCCTGGCCCGGGTGACCAGCGCGCCGGTGCGCACGCTGCTCAACACCCACTCGCACCCCGACCACACGACCGGCAACGGCCTCCTGCCCGAGGCGACGATCGTGGCCCACGAGCTGGCCCGGACCGAGATGATCGCGCTGGGGCAGGTGCACCCGCCGGGCATCTGGGCGGACTTCGACTCCGGGAACGCGCCGTTCGCGCCGCCGTTCCTCACCTTCCGCGACGAGCTCACCCTGTGGGCCGGTGATCGGCGCTGCGAGGTCCGCCACGTCGGCGGACCGGCGCACACGAACGGCGACGTCGTCGTCTGGATCCCGGACCAGTCGGTGCTCTACGCCGGTGACCTGCTGTTCAACGGCGGCACGCCGTTCCTCATGGGCGGCTCGGTCGCCGGCTCGGTGCAGGTGCTGGAGGACGTCGTCCGCCCGCTGGGAGCGCGCACGATCGTCCCGGGCCACGGCCCGGTCTGCGGCCCGGAGGTGATCGACGACGTCCTCGAGTACCTGCGATTCGTGCTCGACGTCGCCGGCCGGGCCCGCGACGCGGGGCTCTCGCCGCTGGACGCCGCCCGCGAGACCGACCTCGGCCGGTTCGCCGAGTGGACCGACCGCGAGCGGATCGTCGGCAACCTGCACCGGGCGATGGCCGAGCTCGACGGCACGCCGCCGGGCGGCCCCCTGGACTTCGTGCAGGTGCTGCGCGACATGGTCACCTACAACGGCGGCCGGCCGCTCACGTGCCTGGCGTGA
- a CDS encoding alpha/beta hydrolase family protein: MSGPRRWREQRWLVDETIRTQTIEFDQPRLIYHLAPVADDLSGADMAVIRGGVKKVADHVPVVRSVAERRERRAREAEDGGHPLSAGAHWYAAAQLWAMACWPVWEDDHLAHELDGKKNAAYQAWAATARHRVERVDVPFGDRTLPAWFHLPPGGAGPFPTVLAIGGMDAPREVLVSRVGDPWLERGFAVLAVDGPGQGEAAVNGVHVSDTAFVEAGDALVAWLRARPEVDDDRLVCTGTSFGSFWMTQIAATQPVFKGCAVALPVFEPGARTIFESAAPTFKARHMWMAGLWDDEEAFDRMVARYDLRPLLDGMSVPWQVVGGAADELSPSSWVGEMARRCPAPSSLTSYAGGRHSMTETPAAALGPSWRGLTVDWLHDRVLGRPAADENRLVTPAGQVVDLPHPRERR, from the coding sequence GTGAGCGGTCCGCGTCGCTGGCGCGAGCAGCGCTGGCTGGTCGACGAGACCATCCGCACGCAGACGATCGAGTTCGACCAGCCTCGGCTGATCTACCACCTGGCTCCGGTCGCCGACGACCTGTCCGGCGCGGACATGGCGGTGATCCGAGGCGGGGTGAAGAAGGTCGCCGACCACGTCCCCGTCGTCCGGTCGGTCGCCGAGCGCCGGGAGCGCCGGGCACGGGAGGCCGAGGACGGCGGTCACCCGCTGAGCGCGGGGGCCCACTGGTACGCCGCCGCGCAGTTGTGGGCGATGGCGTGCTGGCCCGTGTGGGAGGACGACCACCTCGCGCACGAGCTCGACGGGAAGAAGAACGCCGCCTACCAGGCGTGGGCCGCGACCGCTCGGCACCGGGTGGAACGGGTCGACGTCCCGTTCGGCGACCGCACGTTGCCCGCCTGGTTCCATCTGCCGCCCGGCGGGGCCGGCCCGTTCCCGACCGTCCTGGCGATCGGCGGCATGGACGCGCCGCGGGAGGTCCTCGTCTCCCGGGTCGGCGATCCGTGGCTCGAACGGGGATTCGCCGTCCTGGCGGTCGACGGCCCCGGTCAGGGAGAGGCGGCCGTCAACGGCGTGCACGTGTCCGACACCGCGTTCGTCGAGGCCGGCGACGCGCTCGTGGCATGGCTGCGGGCACGACCGGAGGTGGACGACGACCGGCTGGTCTGCACCGGCACCAGCTTCGGCTCGTTCTGGATGACGCAGATCGCCGCCACCCAGCCGGTCTTCAAGGGCTGCGCGGTCGCGCTGCCGGTGTTCGAGCCGGGCGCGCGGACGATCTTCGAGTCGGCGGCGCCCACGTTCAAGGCGCGGCACATGTGGATGGCCGGCCTCTGGGACGACGAAGAGGCGTTCGACCGCATGGTCGCCCGCTACGACCTGCGCCCCCTGCTCGACGGCATGAGCGTGCCGTGGCAGGTGGTCGGCGGCGCGGCCGACGAGCTGTCGCCGTCGTCCTGGGTGGGGGAGATGGCCCGGCGCTGCCCGGCGCCCTCGTCGCTGACCAGCTATGCCGGCGGCCGGCACTCCATGACCGAGACCCCGGCCGCCGCCCTCGGGCCGTCGTGGCGCGGGCTGACCGTCGACTGGCTGCACGACCGGGTGCTGGGCCGGCCGGCGGCCGACGAGAACCGGCTGGTGACCCCCGCGGGGCAGGTCGTCGACCTGCCCCACCCGCGCGAGCGCCGCTGA
- the arfB gene encoding alternative ribosome rescue aminoacyl-tRNA hydrolase ArfB: MPASDDATGDLPVTDTVVVPAGALDWRFSRSSGPGGQGVNTADSRVELSVSIDALGLSDAQRQRLTERLGNRLVDGVLTIAASEHRQQLRNRQAARDRLAAVLRTALAPPPPARRRTKPTRGSQERRIQAKKQRGELKRSRRRWD, from the coding sequence GTGCCCGCCTCGGACGACGCCACCGGCGATCTGCCGGTCACCGACACCGTCGTCGTCCCGGCCGGAGCCCTGGACTGGCGGTTCTCCCGCTCGTCCGGGCCCGGCGGCCAGGGGGTCAACACCGCCGACTCGCGGGTGGAGCTCTCGGTCTCGATCGACGCGCTCGGCCTGTCCGACGCCCAGCGGCAGCGGCTGACCGAGCGGCTGGGCAACCGGCTGGTGGACGGCGTGCTGACCATCGCCGCCAGCGAGCACCGCCAGCAGCTGCGCAACCGGCAGGCCGCCCGTGACCGGCTGGCCGCGGTGCTCCGCACCGCCCTGGCCCCGCCCCCGCCGGCGCGCCGCCGCACGAAGCCCACCCGCGGCAGTCAGGAACGGCGGATCCAGGCCAAGAAGCAGCGCGGCGAACTCAAGCGCTCCCGGCGCCGCTGGGACTGA
- a CDS encoding GNAT family N-acetyltransferase, with the protein MTDRRPTVRRIEDPPPPPLPRVRLAEQRDIPRIAATLTLALGDSRWVRWALPDDGRMQRLTRLHELSAGHRAVATGTAWVTDDVTAVAAWEPPPGAPGTRPLPGDVRAALDRELPFLSADRASAVRRTAELVAAQRPAGPHWWLAHLGTRPTARRRGAATALLEAGLAEVDASGLPAATAVFAWAQAAFLRPFGFEVAASIRTADDELPLWVLVRVSPSGAGSA; encoded by the coding sequence GTGACCGATCGGCGTCCCACCGTCCGCCGGATCGAGGACCCTCCCCCGCCGCCGCTGCCCCGGGTCCGGCTCGCCGAGCAGCGCGACATCCCGCGGATCGCCGCGACGCTGACCCTGGCGCTGGGCGACTCGCGCTGGGTGCGCTGGGCGCTGCCCGACGACGGCCGGATGCAGCGGCTGACCCGTCTGCACGAGCTGTCCGCCGGGCACCGCGCCGTCGCGACCGGCACCGCCTGGGTCACCGACGACGTCACCGCCGTCGCCGCCTGGGAGCCGCCGCCGGGCGCACCGGGCACGCGACCGCTGCCGGGCGACGTCCGTGCCGCGCTGGACCGGGAGCTGCCGTTCCTGTCCGCCGACCGGGCCTCGGCCGTGCGGCGCACCGCCGAGCTGGTCGCGGCGCAGCGCCCGGCCGGGCCGCACTGGTGGCTGGCGCACCTGGGCACCCGCCCGACCGCCCGACGCCGGGGCGCGGCGACCGCGCTGCTGGAGGCCGGGCTGGCTGAGGTCGACGCGAGCGGTCTGCCGGCCGCCACCGCGGTGTTCGCCTGGGCGCAGGCGGCCTTCCTGCGCCCGTTCGGCTTCGAGGTGGCGGCCTCGATCAGGACGGCGGACGACGAGCTCCCGCTGTGGGTGCTCGTGCGCGTCAGTCCCAGCGGCGCCGGGAGCGCTTGA
- a CDS encoding RNA polymerase sigma factor — protein sequence MPEDVPIGDLFLSARFGEQLAWDELVERLAPLLWSVCRRFRLSDADADDVSQSVWLKLLERLGQINEPAALPGWLARTTERECLRVLDVGKRRRERETAIDGDVPSEPGDATAEHLVETAERNAAIRAGFASLTPRCQELLRLLLHDPPLSYVEIGERLDTPVGGLGPTRARCLDKLRRSTPVADFMELDFDRGRR from the coding sequence ATGCCTGAGGACGTGCCGATCGGTGACCTCTTCCTGAGCGCGCGCTTCGGCGAGCAGCTGGCCTGGGACGAGCTGGTGGAGCGGCTGGCGCCGCTGCTGTGGTCGGTGTGCCGGCGCTTCCGCCTCTCCGACGCCGACGCCGACGACGTCTCGCAGAGCGTCTGGCTCAAGCTGCTCGAGCGGCTCGGGCAGATCAACGAGCCGGCGGCGCTGCCCGGCTGGCTGGCCCGGACGACGGAGCGCGAGTGCCTGCGGGTGCTCGACGTCGGCAAGCGGCGCCGGGAGCGCGAGACGGCGATCGACGGCGACGTCCCCAGCGAGCCCGGCGACGCCACGGCCGAGCACCTGGTCGAGACGGCGGAGCGCAACGCGGCCATCCGCGCGGGATTCGCCTCGCTGACGCCGCGCTGCCAGGAGCTGCTCCGGCTGCTGCTGCACGACCCGCCGCTGTCCTACGTCGAGATCGGCGAGCGGCTCGACACCCCGGTGGGCGGGCTCGGGCCCACGCGGGCCCGCTGTCTGGACAAGCTGCGGCGCAGCACGCCGGTGGCCGACTTCATGGAGCTGGACTTCGACCGGGGACGGCGGTGA
- a CDS encoding S8 family peptidase: MGKDAYDEHIVVADEHLRMVLDLLGNGATPESTDPRLGLTLVQLADVHDLAARLEQARKEEVPDREPEHVHGPLDSVLGNLRAITQYRYAGWSPTLGKNRILTGVQFKPYTNAGGFTRPTRPEEGEIPRAYTAQPRSGRRVRVGILDTRLDPHTRLGGRYYTDPDALTHVQPDQERQWWEGHATFIAGIVLSLAPTADLDVRTALAPGTTPDAGWTMPLWTLAQRLADYRDSGVQVLNLSLGCSTADGQAPMVLERAIAQLTPTMAVVAAAGNHGTNELEDKDREDQGMPRRAAPLFPAALDGVLAVGAVDAQGVPASFNPIDGKDETKPAPWIDVFAPGVEVVSTYLDETGDQRVQVPIEKTKPVEYETVSFGGYANWSGTSFASAHVTGLVAAQIAGGKTPPEAVQAVRQDLPRP, translated from the coding sequence ATGGGCAAAGACGCGTACGACGAGCACATCGTGGTGGCCGACGAGCACCTCCGGATGGTGCTCGACCTGCTGGGCAACGGGGCGACACCGGAGAGCACCGACCCCCGGCTCGGCCTCACCCTGGTCCAGCTGGCCGACGTGCACGACCTCGCCGCACGCCTGGAGCAGGCCCGCAAGGAAGAGGTCCCCGACCGCGAACCCGAGCACGTGCACGGCCCGCTCGACAGCGTGCTGGGCAACCTGCGTGCCATCACCCAGTACCGCTACGCCGGGTGGTCGCCGACGCTGGGCAAGAACCGCATCCTCACCGGCGTCCAGTTCAAGCCGTACACCAACGCCGGGGGGTTCACCCGGCCCACGAGGCCGGAGGAGGGCGAGATCCCCCGCGCGTACACGGCCCAGCCCCGCAGCGGGCGCCGGGTGCGCGTCGGGATCCTGGACACCCGGCTCGACCCGCACACCCGGCTCGGGGGCCGGTACTACACCGACCCCGACGCGCTGACCCACGTGCAGCCCGACCAGGAGCGGCAGTGGTGGGAGGGGCACGCGACGTTCATCGCCGGCATCGTGCTGAGCCTCGCGCCCACCGCCGACCTCGACGTCCGCACCGCCCTGGCCCCCGGGACGACTCCCGACGCGGGCTGGACCATGCCCCTGTGGACCCTGGCGCAACGGCTCGCCGACTACCGCGACTCCGGCGTCCAGGTGCTCAACCTGTCCCTCGGCTGCTCCACCGCCGACGGGCAGGCCCCGATGGTGCTCGAGCGGGCGATCGCCCAGCTCACCCCGACCATGGCCGTCGTCGCCGCCGCGGGCAACCACGGCACGAACGAGCTCGAGGACAAGGACCGCGAGGACCAGGGCATGCCCCGCCGCGCCGCGCCGCTGTTCCCGGCCGCCCTCGACGGCGTGCTCGCCGTGGGCGCGGTCGACGCGCAGGGCGTGCCCGCGTCCTTCAACCCGATCGACGGCAAGGACGAGACGAAGCCGGCACCGTGGATCGACGTCTTCGCCCCGGGCGTGGAGGTCGTCAGCACGTACCTCGACGAGACCGGCGACCAGCGCGTGCAGGTGCCGATCGAGAAGACGAAGCCGGTGGAGTACGAGACCGTGTCCTTCGGCGGCTACGCCAACTGGTCGGGTACCTCCTTCGCCTCCGCGCACGTCACCGGTCTGGTGGCTGCGCAGATCGCCGGGGGTAAGACCCCTCCGGAGGCGGTGCAGGCGGTCCGGCAAGATCTGCCCCGACCGTGA
- a CDS encoding CHAT domain-containing protein: protein MDGTTLELAQEALRLAEADPVEAVTRARSAVRRAERSADGVARAVAERAWGLALRHGGHLDKALVHLRRAVDVALEAGAPEVAGEARMSLAYALVERGRAGQALDEIGRALRQLDGVAHARAQTQRGSILLDMGRHAEALEEYEAALPVLQEAGDLLWSYRVVWNRGLARAYRHEFLGAEEDLRRAEELADRLDLPLSVGFAQANLAFVLGLRGDVPAALDHSARAEERIRAHGAQLGELLKDRSELLLSVRLVSEARETAEASVAEYERERRSIKLPQVRLVLAQSALLEGDADGALRHARRAVAEFSRQRRPEFTALARLGVLQAQHAAGAVPPAGARAAEEAAATLAAVRWPAAAMEARLLAAALLRDRGRPDDADRHLGAAAATRRTGPATLRARGWYAEARLRAEAGRRQAACTALRTGLRILDEHRAVLGATDVRAHAAAHRSELVELGLRLALDGGSPRQVLEWVERGKATDLLVQRPVRPPEDPEVAQALAELRATVLQINELQAGGERGPALDELMARQPLLERRVRDATRRIGGAGTGRLPAPVPVGALAERLDGAALVELFVLDGVLCAVTVVGARSRVHRLAATADVEGLLDRVLHALRRLVRRNVDAAGRAAAEDLLRAAAARLDERLLGTLPELGDRPLVVVPTGALQCLPWAVLPSCAARPVAVAPSASLWHAARSRPVETGGRVVVAAGPSLEGAVSEVRGVGDVHGVEPMLPPEATVARVLKEMEGAALVHLAAHGRLVADNPLFSDVLLADGPLLAYDVERLDRAPHTVVLAACDTARSVVCAGDELLGLGAVFLGGGTAQLVAPMLPVPDVETAEIMGTFHRMLAAGSGAADALVRTRAQVGEDVGAAAAASFVVLGAGV from the coding sequence GTGGACGGGACGACGCTCGAGCTGGCGCAGGAGGCGTTGCGCCTGGCCGAGGCCGACCCGGTCGAGGCCGTCACGCGGGCGCGCAGCGCGGTCCGCCGCGCCGAGCGGTCCGCCGACGGAGTGGCGCGGGCGGTGGCGGAGCGGGCGTGGGGTCTCGCGCTGCGGCACGGGGGGCACCTCGACAAGGCGCTGGTGCACCTGCGCCGGGCGGTGGACGTCGCGCTCGAGGCGGGCGCGCCGGAGGTCGCCGGCGAGGCGCGGATGTCGCTGGCCTACGCACTGGTGGAGCGCGGCCGGGCCGGGCAGGCCCTCGACGAGATCGGCCGGGCGTTGCGGCAGCTGGACGGCGTCGCCCACGCCCGCGCGCAGACCCAGCGCGGCTCGATCCTGCTCGACATGGGCCGCCACGCCGAGGCGCTCGAGGAGTACGAGGCGGCGCTGCCGGTCCTGCAGGAGGCCGGCGACCTGCTGTGGAGCTACCGCGTCGTGTGGAACCGCGGGCTGGCGCGCGCCTACCGCCACGAGTTCCTCGGCGCCGAGGAGGACCTGCGCCGCGCCGAGGAGCTCGCCGACCGGCTGGACCTGCCGCTGTCGGTCGGCTTCGCCCAGGCCAACCTCGCCTTCGTCCTCGGCCTGCGCGGTGACGTGCCGGCCGCGTTGGATCACTCCGCCCGCGCCGAGGAGCGCATCCGCGCGCACGGGGCCCAGCTCGGCGAGCTGCTCAAGGACCGCAGCGAGCTGCTGCTGTCGGTCCGGCTGGTCTCGGAGGCCCGTGAGACGGCGGAGGCGTCGGTCGCCGAGTACGAGCGCGAGCGGCGCAGCATCAAGCTGCCGCAGGTGCGGCTGGTGCTCGCGCAGTCCGCGCTGCTGGAGGGGGACGCTGACGGCGCGCTGCGGCACGCCCGGCGGGCGGTCGCCGAGTTCTCCCGGCAGCGCCGTCCGGAGTTCACGGCGCTGGCCCGGCTCGGCGTCCTGCAGGCCCAGCACGCCGCCGGCGCGGTCCCGCCGGCCGGGGCGCGGGCGGCCGAGGAGGCCGCGGCGACGCTGGCCGCCGTCCGCTGGCCGGCCGCGGCGATGGAGGCGCGGCTGCTGGCCGCCGCGCTGCTGCGCGACCGGGGCCGTCCGGACGACGCCGACCGCCACCTGGGCGCGGCCGCGGCGACCCGGCGCACCGGTCCCGCGACCCTGCGGGCGCGCGGCTGGTACGCCGAGGCGCGGCTGCGGGCGGAGGCCGGACGACGGCAGGCCGCGTGCACCGCGCTGCGGACCGGCCTGCGCATCCTCGACGAGCACCGCGCCGTCCTCGGGGCCACCGACGTCCGGGCGCACGCCGCCGCGCACCGCAGCGAGCTGGTGGAGCTGGGGCTGCGCCTTGCCCTGGACGGCGGCAGCCCGCGGCAGGTGCTCGAGTGGGTGGAGCGCGGCAAGGCCACCGACCTGCTCGTGCAGCGCCCGGTCCGCCCGCCGGAGGACCCGGAGGTCGCCCAGGCGCTGGCCGAGCTGCGGGCCACCGTGCTGCAGATCAACGAGCTGCAGGCCGGCGGCGAACGCGGACCGGCCCTCGACGAGCTGATGGCGCGGCAGCCGCTGCTGGAGCGCCGGGTCCGCGACGCCACGCGGCGGATCGGCGGCGCGGGCACCGGCCGGCTGCCGGCGCCGGTGCCGGTGGGGGCGCTCGCGGAGCGGTTGGACGGCGCGGCGCTCGTGGAGCTGTTCGTCCTGGACGGCGTCCTCTGCGCGGTGACCGTCGTCGGCGCCCGCAGCCGCGTGCACCGCCTCGCCGCGACCGCCGACGTCGAGGGACTGCTGGACCGGGTGCTGCACGCGCTGCGCCGCCTCGTGCGCCGCAACGTCGACGCCGCGGGGCGGGCCGCGGCGGAGGACCTGCTCCGCGCCGCCGCTGCCCGCCTCGACGAGCGCCTGCTGGGGACGCTGCCGGAGCTGGGGGACCGGCCGCTGGTCGTCGTCCCGACCGGGGCGCTGCAGTGCCTGCCCTGGGCGGTGCTGCCCTCGTGCGCGGCGCGGCCGGTCGCCGTCGCTCCGTCGGCGTCGCTCTGGCACGCCGCGCGCAGCCGCCCCGTGGAGACCGGGGGCCGCGTCGTCGTGGCCGCCGGGCCGAGCCTGGAGGGCGCGGTCTCGGAGGTGCGCGGCGTCGGGGACGTGCACGGCGTCGAGCCGATGCTGCCGCCCGAGGCCACGGTCGCGCGGGTGCTCAAGGAGATGGAGGGTGCGGCGCTGGTCCACCTGGCCGCGCACGGCCGGCTGGTCGCGGACAACCCGCTGTTCAGCGACGTCCTGCTCGCCGACGGCCCGCTGCTGGCCTACGACGTGGAACGGCTCGACCGCGCGCCGCACACCGTCGTCCTCGCCGCCTGCGACACGGCCCGCTCGGTGGTCTGCGCCGGCGACGAGCTGCTCGGCCTCGGCGCGGTGTTCCTCGGCGGCGGCACCGCGCAGCTGGTCGCGCCGATGCTGCCGGTGCCCGACGTGGAGACCGCCGAGATCATGGGCACCTTCCACCGGATGCTGGCCGCCGGCTCCGGCGCGGCCGACGCCTTGGTGCGCACTCGCGCGCAGGTGGGGGAGGACGTCGGTGCGGCCGCCGCGGCGAGCTTCGTCGTCCTGGGCGCCGGGGTCTAG